A genomic stretch from Calditrichota bacterium includes:
- a CDS encoding NlpC/P60 family protein — translation MQVIERQIRNLAILMLVALVGCAPRYARQPDGRKEADVVRRSLGILDRIERQNYSRETYRLFQEIRFYIGTPYVFGGEDRRGLDCSGFVKVIFRDVFGVKLPHNASQQYVRSQRIPLSQLAIGDLVFFDNSYSGRIDHVGIYLDDGYFVHASTSYGVVVSNLKETYYRSRVKDAGRVLR, via the coding sequence ATGCAAGTCATTGAACGGCAAATTCGTAATCTGGCAATACTCATGTTGGTCGCGCTCGTTGGCTGTGCGCCGCGCTATGCCCGTCAGCCCGATGGAAGAAAAGAAGCTGACGTTGTTCGGCGATCGCTTGGAATTCTGGATCGGATTGAACGACAGAATTATAGCCGGGAGACTTACCGCCTGTTTCAGGAAATTCGTTTTTATATTGGCACGCCCTATGTTTTTGGCGGAGAAGACAGACGAGGGTTGGATTGCTCGGGTTTTGTCAAGGTGATTTTCCGAGACGTTTTTGGCGTAAAGTTGCCGCATAATGCTTCGCAACAGTACGTCCGCAGCCAGCGGATTCCGCTCAGTCAACTCGCGATCGGCGATCTGGTTTTTTTTGACAACAGTTATTCCGGCAGAATCGATCACGTGGGTATTTATCTCGATGACGGGTATTTTGTTCATGCCAGCACGAGTTACGGCGTCGTGGTCTCTAATTTGAAAGAGACTTATTACCGCAGTCGCGTCAAAGATGCCGGCAGAGTTTTGCGGTGA